Below is a genomic region from Alphaproteobacteria bacterium.
TCGCGAAATGGGCGATCTGCCGGGCTGCATTCCGGTCGTCGATGCCGACCACCTGCCGGATTCGATCGACGTCGAGATGTCCGACCGCGATTTGCGGCTGAAGGCCAAGAACCTGGAAACCCTGCGCGGTTTCACCGAGTTGCATGACCGCGAACACGAGCGGCGGGTCCATTTCATGTTCTACGCGGCGCCGGTGGCGGTGCTCGGCGACGACCGGGTCACCGGCCTGAGGCTCGAACGGACCAAGGTCGTCGATGGCCGCGCCATGGGTACCGGCGAGTTCTTCGATATCGAATGCGGCCTCGTCGTACCGGCGATCGGCTACCGGTCGATGGCGATCGAAGGCGTCGAATTCAATCACGAGCGCGGCCTGATCGACAGCGACGACGGCCGCGTCGAACGTGGGCTCTATGTCGTCGGATGGGTCAAGCGGGGGCCGACCGGTGTCATCGCGACCAACCGGCCGGACGGCAAGATCGCAGCCGATCTCATTTTCGAAGATTTCGCCGACGGCGACCGGCCGGGCCATGCCGCGCTCGAAGACCTGCTGCGGGGGCGTGGGGTCAAGTGGGTGACCTTCGAGGCGTGGAAGACGATCGAGGCGGCGGAGGTCGCCGCCGCGACCAGCGGCGCACCGCGGCGCAAATTCACGACGATCGAGGACATGCTGTCGGCGCTCGATTAGGACACGGCGACGGCCCGCGCCCGCCGGCCATCTTCGAGCCAGGTGGGTGAAGGCCGGCCGTAATTCCCGGAACCGAATTGAATCGACGAAAGGCAGGGCCGATCATGCTCAATGAACAGCAGGAGAAATGGTGCGCCGAAAGCAAATGGGACTTTTCGGACCTCAAGGCGTTGTTCCTCAACTGCACGCTCAAGAAGTCGCCCGAAATGTCGCATACCGACGGCCTGGTGCGCATGTCGAAGGCCATCATGGAGAAAAACGGCGTGCAGGTCGACGAGTTGCGCCCGGTCGACCACGACATCGCCTATGGTGTCTACGGCGACATGACGGAGCATGGTTGGGACAAGGACGACTGGCCGCGGATTTACGAAAAAGTCAAAGCCGCTCATATCCTTGTCATTACCTCGCCAATTTGGCTGGGCGAGAAATCCTCGGTCTGCACCAAGGTGATCGAACGCCTCTATTCGACCTCGAGCGACCTCAACGACCGCGGCCAGTACGCCTATTACGGCCGGGTTGGCGGCTGCCTCATCACCGGCAACGAAGACGGCGCCAAACACTGCGCTATGAACATTCTCTACTCGCTGCAGCATCTGGGCTACGTCATCCCGCCGCAGGCGGATGCTGCCTGGCTCGGCGAGGCCGGTCCCGGCCCGTCCTATCTCGACCCGGATTCCGGCGGGCCGGAGAACGAGTTCACCAACCGCAACACCACGTTCATGACCTGGAACCTGCTGCACATGGCCCGGATGATCACCGACGCCGGGGGCATTCCGGCCCACGGCAACCAGCGCTCGGCTTGGGAGGCGGGCTGCCGTTTTGACAACCCCAACCCGCTTTACCGCTGATGGCCGAGAGGTGCGCGTCGTTGGCCCGGGGTTGACCCGCACCCGGCGTCGCCATATGACTGGGTTGCTTCTTCGAAGGTATGCACTGCTGACAGGCGCATGGAGATTCCGGTAAACCGAGAACGGCGACGGCGCTGACGTCTCATATGCCTGAGATCGTCGGCGCCGGATCGAGATAATCCTTGATCCGGGATTCATGCGGTATTAAGTCGATTCTGTTACACAGCGAGTCGCATCCCATCGAGTCGCACACCGCGTGATGAATGGTCGCGGGCGAAGGGACCCGCGGGACGAGGGTTGGAACCGATGAACGTTGCCCCGGCGGTACCGCGGCCGCAGGCACCCCGCGAGGAACTCGAAAGCGTAACCGTCCGCTTTGCCGGCGATTCCGGCGACGGCATGCAGCTGACCGGCTCGCAATTTACCTTGGCGACGGCGCTCGCCGGCAACGACCTGGCGACATTCCCCGACTTCCCGGCCGAGATCCGTGCGCCCGCCGGGACGACCTATGGCGTTTCGGCATTCCAGGTCAATTTCGGCGCCCGCGAGATTCGCACCTCGGGCGATGCGCCAGACGTCCTGGTGGCGATGAACCCGGCGGCGCTGAAGGTCAATCTCGACGACATGTGCACCGGCGGGCTGATCTTCGTCGACACCGGCGCGTTTACCAAGCGCAACCTGCAGAAGGCGACCTTCGACGACAACCCGCTCGAGGATTCAAGCCTCGCCAAATTCCGCATCATGCCGATCGACATGTCGGCCCAGACCTTGGGCGCGGTCAAACCCTATGGCCTCAGTAATAAGGAGGCGTTGCGCTGCAAGAACATGTGGGCGTTGGGGCTGGTCTATTGGCTCTATGACCGCGATATACGGCCGAGCGCCGATTGGCTGAGACAGAAATTTGCCGCGCGGCCCGAGCTCGCCGACGCCAACATTGCGGCGATGAAAGCGGGACACGCCTTCGGTGAGACCGCGGAGATGCCGGGCGAGATAAGTGCCTATACGGTACCCCCGGCGAAGATCGAGCCGGGGGAATACCGGGCGGTGACCGGCACCGAGGCGCTGGCCTGGGGCCTGGTCGTCGGTGCCCATCTCGCCGACCTCAAGCTGGTCTTCTGTTCCTATCCGATCACCCCCGCTTCGGCGGTGCTGCACACCCTGGCCAATCTGCGCCAGCATGGGGTGGTGACGTTCCAAGCCGAGGACGAGATCGCCGCCGTTGGCGCGGCGATCGGCGCCTCCTTCGCCGGCTCCATCGGCGTGACGTCGAGCTCCGGCCCGGGGATCGCGCTCAAGGGCGAGGCCATCGGGCTGGCGATCGCCACCGAACTGCCATTAGTCGTGATCAATTCCCAGCGCGCCGGCCCGTCGACCGGCATGCCGACCAAGACCGAGCAATCGGACCTCTATCAGGCGGTCTACGGCCGCAACGGCGACAGCCCGATGTCGGTCATGGCGGCGCGGTCGCCGGGCGATTGCTTCGAAGTCGCCGTCGAGGCGGTCCGCCTGTCGACCAAGCACATGACGCCGGTGATGCTGCTGAGCGACGGCTATATCGCCAATGCCGCGGAGCCGTGGCGCATTCCCGATGTTACCGGTTTGCGACGCTTCGACCGCATGTTCCACAAGGAAATCGAGGGATTTCATCCTTTCATCCGTCATCCGGAAACGCTGGCTAGGCCGTGGGCGCCCCCCGGCGTGCCCGGCCTCGAACATCGCATCGGCGGGCTCGAGCGCGACTATGACAGCGGTGACGTATCCTACGATCCGGCCAACCACCAGCGCATGACCGACGTGCGCGCGGCCAAGGTCGAGCTGATCGGCCGTGACATCCCACCCCAAAACGTCGAGCTCGGCTCGGACAGCGGCCGGCTGGCGATCGTCGGCTGGGGATCGACCTTCGGGTCGATCAACCGCGCGGTCGAAAACCTGATCGATGCCGGCCTCGAAGTCGCCCACATCCATTTGCGCCACATCTGGCCGTTGCCGCCGAACCTGCACACCCTGCTCGACAGCTACGACAAGGTCCTGGTACCGGAAATGAATTCGGGCCAGCTACGCACCGTGCTGCGCGCGGAATACCTGGTTCCGGCGCACGGGCTCAACAAGGTGACGGGGCAACCCTTCCGCATTTCCGAAATCGAAGAGGCGGCGCGCCGCCTGCTGGAGGACTGAGATGAGCGCGCCCAAGCTGCCCGAGACGCTGACGGCGAAGGATTACGCCTCCGACCAGGACGTCCGCTGGTGCCCCGGTTGCGGCGATTACGCGATCCTGAAAGGCGTGCTGAAGACTTTGGCCGACCTGCAGGTGCCGCGCGAGAAGACCGTATTCATCTCGGGCATCGGCTGCGCCGCGCGCTTCCCCTACTACGTCTCGACCTATGGCTTCCACACCATTCATGGCCGCGCGCCGACCATCGCGACCGGCGCCAAGCTGGCCAATCCCGAGCTCGATATCTGGGTGGTCAGCGGAGACGGCGACGCGCTGTCGATCGGCGGCAATCACATGCTGCACATCCTGCGGCGCAATCCGAACATGCAGATCCTGCTGTTCAACAATCAGATCTATGGCCTGACGAAGGGCCAATATTCGCCGACCTCGAAAGTCGGCACGCGGTCGCCGTCGACGCCCCGCGGGTCGGTCGACAGCCCGGTATCGGCGGCGCAGTTCGCGCTCGGTGCCAACGCGCGCTTCGTCGCCCGCGCCATCGATACCGACCAGAAGCACTTGCCGGAGACCCTCAAGCGTGCCCACACCCATGACGGTGCCTCGTTCGTCGAGATCTTCCAGAACTGCATCGTCTACAACGACGGCGTGTTTTCGGCCTTTACCGAGCGCGCCCATGCGGCCGACACCCAGATCCATGTCGAGCACGGCAAGCCGCTGATATTCGGCGCCGACCGCGACAAGGGCCTGCGCCTGGTCCCCGGCACGCTCGATGTCGAGGTGGTCACGATCGGCGACAACGGCTTCACCGAAAAGGATGTCATGTTCCACGACGAGACCAACCACTGGCTGGCAGCGTTGCTGGCGGCGATGGAACCGCCCAACTTCCCGGTCGCCGTCGGTGTGCTGTATTGCGACCCGGCGACCCCCTACGAGGCCAATTTCCCCCAGAACACGCCGCTCGGCGGATCGGTGACCAGCAATGACGACCTCAACGGGATGCTGCGATCCGGCCATACCTGGACGGTATAAGCCTCGGCGTTCCAATCCGCGGCGCCGAACGCCGACCTGAATTCACCGTGATCGTCCGCCTTTTTTTCGTCGCCGCCTTCGCGATTTGTTCGGTGACGTCGCTGGCGGCCGAGGACGCACCCCTCATCGTCGGCGCCGTGTTGTCCGAGACCGGCAAGTTTTCGACCAACGGCAAACATGCCGGCATTGGCTACGATTTGGCGGTCCAGCGGATCAACGCCCTGGGCGGCGTCCGTGTCGGAGATCGCACCCACCGCCTGGAGATCGCTTATTACGACGACGAATCGACGCCGGTTCGCGGTGCCGCCCTGGCCGAGCGGCTGATCAAACAGGACGGCGTCAAATTCATGCTCGGCCCGTACAGCTCGGCCCTGACCCAGGCGATCGCTCCGATCACCGAGGCCTATAGCATACCGATGGTGGAGGGAAACGGCTCCGCCCGTTCTCTGTTCACGCAGGGCTACAGGTACCTATTCGCGGTCCTTTCGACATCGGAGGAATACTTTTCGAGCGCGATCGATCTGCTCGCCGATTTGGCCGAAAGCGGCGGGCGGGCGCCGTCGTCGGTGCGCATCGCGCTCGCCACGGAGAACGACCCGGCGTCCCAGGATGTGCGTGCCGGCGTCCTTACCGATGCCGCCCGCTACGGCATGGAAATCGTCATCGACGACAAGCTGCCGCCGGACGTCAACGACATGACCGCGATCCTGACCAAGGTCAAGGCGCTGCGGCCCGATGCCCTTCTGGTTTCCGGGCATTCGCGCGGCGCGACGATCGCCGTCCGCCAGGTCGCCGAGATGCGGGTCGCCGTACCGGCCCTGATCGTGACCCATTGCGACGCCGCCGACATCATCGGCAAGTTCGGCGGCGACGCGGAGGACGTGATTTGTCCCGCGCAGTGGGACCGCAGCCTGCCCTACTCCGGCCGCTGGTTCGGCGGTGCCGAGGACTACGCCGTTGCGTTCGAGCGCGCGTTCGGTTACGCCCCGCCTTATCAGGCCGCGGAATCCTCGGCAGCCGTGCTGACCCTGGTCGACGCGATCGAACGCGCCGGATCCTTGGACGGCGGCGCCGTCCGGGACGCGCTGGCGGCGACCGATCTCGCCACCTTCTTCGGCCGCATCCGTTTCGACGCCAGCGGCAAGAATATCGCCAAACCGATGGTCTTGTACCAGGTCCAGGACGGCGTGTTCCGGGTCGTCGCGCCGGCGGAGTGGGCGTCGGCCAAGCCTGTCTTTCCGCGCTAAGGGCGTGGCCCGCGAACGCTCTTTCATTTCGGTATCGCCCATGGCGCCGCCATCGATCGGGAATACGCCGATCAACCGGCGCCAAACGCTCCAATCCCGCTTGACCGAACCGGTGATTGTCATAGTTGTAAGGAAACAACAGCCGTCCGATAGTATGGGTCCGTGCATGAGGGTGGCGTGATCGGCCCGAATGGGCGATATAGCGGCATCATGCGACTATGCATTTGGGCCGGCGAAGGGCCGGACCTTTCGGAACAACGCGTTTTCAGGGTGAAATCGATATGCGCAGATACCTTCACATCAAGCTCGACGATCGGTCCGTCGAAACACAGGAATTGGAGGGCGAGGACGTCATCCGCGTCGGTCGCCATTTTATCGCCAAGACCCTGCTCGAACGCGGCGCGGCGACCGTCGATCCGTTGTCCCCGGAAAACCCGCTGATCTTTTCAGCCGGGCCGTTTGCCGGCACCAACTTTTCCAATGCCAACCGGCTCAGCGTCGGCTGCAAGAGCCCGCTCACCGGCGGCATCAAGGAGGCCAATGCCGGCGGCACCTTCGCCTTCGCCCTCGGCCAGCTCGAGATCTCCGGCTTCACGCTCTACGGCGCCGCCGACGATTGGGTCGTCATCCACATCCCCAAGGACGGCGACATCACATACGAAAACGCCGCCCCCTACATGGGCAAAGGCGCCTTCGAGACGGCGAAGTTATTGTTCGATAAATACGGCGACAAGGTCAGCCTCGGCATTTGCGGCCCGGTCGGCGAGTACCTCGGCTTGGTCGCCGGTATCTCGTTCACCGACCCCGAAGGGCGTCCGACACGGCTCGCCGCCCGCGGCGGTGTCGGCGCGGTGATGGGCAGCAAGAAGGTCAAGGCGATCGTCGTCGACCGCGACAAGATGCCGACCTTCAACGACCGCAAGAAGGTGATGGGCGCGGTCCGCGAATACGGCAAGCGGCTGGGCGAAGAACCGGCGATCCAGACCTTCAGCGATTATGGCACCGCGATGATGGCCGATTTCACCAACAAGATCGGCGGCCTGCCGACCCGCAACTTCAGCGCCGGCCAGGTGGTCGATGCCACGGAGAAGACCTTCGAGCTCGGCGGCGACCATATTCGCGAGCGCAACCTGGCGCGCGGCGGCGAGCCGACCCATGCCTGCATGCCGGGCTGCATGATCAAATGCAGCAACATCTACGCCGACGAGAACGGCGAGGAGATGTGCTCGCCGGTCGAATACGAGACCCTCGGCCTGCTCGGCAGCAATTGCGGGCTCGACGATCCCGACGATGTCGCACTGCTCAACAATATCGCCAACGATCTCGGCATCGACACCATCGAGCTCGGCGCCACGTTGGGTGTGCTGATGGAGGCCGGCGAGGGCGCCTTCGGCGATCGCGCCTTCATGGCGGCGGCCCTCGACGACATTCGCCACGGCACCGAACGCGGCCGCATCCTGGCCCAGGGCACCGCCCGGGTTGGCGAGCATTACAACGTGGCGCGCGTCCCGGTGATCAAGAAGCAGGGCATCAGCGCCTACGACCCGCGGGTTATCGAGGTCACCGGTATTTCGATGATGGTGACGGCGCAGGGCGCCGACCACACGACCGGCAACCTGCCCCACTTCCGCAGCGCCGACAAGACAACGGAGGAACTGGTCGAGGTCAGCTACGAGACCCAGGTCGCCTGCGCGGTCGCCGATTCCTTGGGCCTGTGCCTGTTCGGCCGCTCGGTCACGGCGAAGAGCGGCGAGCTCATCGTCAACGCCCTCAACGACGCCCACGGCACCGCCTACGACACGTCGTTCCTAGAGGACCTCGGCCGCGAGGCGCTGCGCATGGAATGGGAGTTCAACAAGCAGGCCGGGTTCACCGAAGATGATGATGAACTGCCGGAGTTCTTCTTCACCGAGGCGCTCGATCCGGCGGGCAAGGTCGCCCGCCATCACAGCGCCGACATCAACCGCCACCTGCGGCCGCTGGCCGAGTCCGGCGGCGCCTAGTCCGGTGGCTTTCTAGGCCAGCGCGGCCAACCGATCGTGAGCCCAGCGGCTGCGCGGGCGTAGTACGGCGCGTTCGGCGAGCAGGCTGCGGGCTAGTTCCGTGCGCCCGTCGCGGATCGCGGCATCGATCAGGATCTGCTGGAAGACGTCCTGCTGCGCGTGGCTGCCGCCGAGCGGCGCCATCTCGTGCCTCATGGGCAGCAACCGATCCACCGCCTTGCCGCACGCTCCCTCACCATAGGCGAGCAAGCCTTCGGCGAGCGGCACGGTAAGCGATGCCGTCACCCCGGCGGCGTCGGCACCGCCGGCGGCGGCGAAACGCTTCAGGGAATCGAGATAGGTCCGGGCTGAGGCGATCCGTCCGGCCCCGGTGAAGGCGAGCATGAAATGGGCGTCGGTGAAGGGCAGGACGTGGTCGTCCTTGCGCTGCTCGGCGATGTCGGCCAGTGCCTCCCAGCGGCCGCCGATATCGACGCCGAGCAGCTCCAGCCGCATCAGCATTGAGGCGGCATTCTGGACATCGAGATAGAAGCCGGTCTCATCGACCCTGACCTCGCGGTCATAGATATCGAGCACGCGGTCGAAATCGCCGAGTTCGAGGGAGAACAGGGCGGCATGCCACCACAGATGATCCTTGAACGGGTTGCGGTCGTCCCAGGTGCCGAACGGCTGATCGAGCCACTGCGTGCCCTCCTCGTGGCGGCACTGCATTTCGAGGACATGGGCCACCGCGTGCACCGCCCACAGATCCTCGCGGTTCAGCTCCACCGCGTGGCGGCCGTAGCGTTCGGCCTCGGCGTAGTCGCCGCACTCCTCGAGGCCGAAGGCCAGCATGCCGAGAACGAAACCATAGCCCGGCATCGCCGGGTCGAGCCGTCCGGCGGCGGCCGCCGGCAGATCGCGTAGGGCGGCACGACGGCCCTGCCAGAAACTCATGAAATGGTGCAGGCGGAGGGCCAACAGGTCGCCCGGCGCCTCGATCAGGATCTCCTCCCACAGCCGACAGGCGTCGCCGACGCGGCCCGCCGCCCAATGCTCGAGTGCCGCCACGTGCCCGGCCTCGCGGGCCGTCGCATCGCCGGCGAGCGCCTTCGCCGCGGCGACCACGCCGGCGACCTTGTCGGCGATCTCGACGGTGCCGAGCTGCATCAGCATATAGCCGCGAAAGCACAGGCCCATGAGGAACTGCGGGTCCGCCCCCAACGCCGCCTTGACGTGCGCCTGGGCGGCGAGGCGGTATTCGAGATAGGCCATCAGCGCGGTGTCGTAGGCGGCGACCGCCGCGGGCGCGCGGGTGGTGACTATCAATCCAAGGGCGTCGGTCTGCATGGGCGGGCTCCCGGGTCGATTTCGATTGCGCTCAGCGCCCGGCATCGCCGCCGCGGGTTTGCGGCAGCTTGCGTCCGAGGAGTCCGCCGGCCACGACCGTGCGCAGGATTTGCGCCGTACCGCCGCCGATGGTGAACATGCGGGCATCGCGGACCATGCGTTCGAGCGGCAGATCGCGGCCATAGCCGGCCGCGCCGAACATCTGCAACGCGTCGTTGGTCACCTTCTGCGCCATTTCGGAGGCGAAGATCTTGGCCTGGGCCGCCTGTACCATGTCCGGAAACCCGTCGCCGGCGCCGGCCGCCGCCTTGCAGATCATCAGCCGGGCCGCCGCGAGCTCGGTCGCCATGTCGGCGAGCATCCACTGCAGGCCCTGGAATTCGGCGATCGGACGCCCGAACTGGTGCCGCGTCTTGACCCGCTCCAGCGCCAGCTCGTAGGCGCCCTGGGCGAGGCCGAGCGCGACCGTGGCGGCACCGACACGCTGCCCGTTATAAGCACTCATCAAATTGGCGAAGCCGCGCGCGAAGCCGTCGGGCGGCACCAGCACCATGTCCTCGGGCACCGCGAGGTCCTCGAAGACGATCTCGGTCTCGGGAATGCCGCGGAGCCCCATGGCGTAGGACCGTTGGCCGACCCGCAGGCCTTCGGCCTCGCCGCGGACGGCGAGAAAACCGGCGATTCCCAGCTCGTCGCCGTGCTCATCGTAAACCCGGGCGAAGATCACATGGAGCCGCGACACGCCGCCGCCGGTGATCCAGTGCTTCTTGCCGTTGAGGACATAACCGCCGCCGCGCCGGTCGGCGCGCGTCGTCATTTCGTTGGCCGCGCTGCCGGCCTCCGGCTCGGTGATACAGATGGCGGGCTTGTCGCCGGCGAGGACGAGTTCGGCGGCGAGACGCTTCTGCTTCTCGCTACCGTATTTCATGATGGCGCCGATGCCGCCCATATTGCCCTCGACCACGATCCGCGCGGTGACGCCGCAGACCTTGGCCATTTCCTCGATCACCACGACGGTGTCGAGATAGGACCGCCCTTGGCCGCCGTATTCGACCGGGATGGTCATGCCCATGAAACCGGCCGCGGTCAGTTTCTCGACATTGTCCCAGGGGTAGGATTCGCTGCGGTCAACCTCGGCCGCGCGCGCGCGAATTGCCGATTCGGCGAGGTCGCGGGCGGCCTGCTGCAGGTTCCGTTGGTCGTCGGTCAGCTCGAACATGGGCGCACTCCCAACCGCTCTCCGGGCGATCGCGAAACCTGCAGGATGGGGTGACGGCGCGGGCGAGGCAAGCCTTCGCGAAAGGCCCTACATGTACCCTTCGACGCGGAGCCGTAGCGCTCCGTGAACGGAGTATGTGCGGATGTGCACACCATACCGGTTGACTTTCGTTGCCGTCCGTCAATAGCGTCGGTTGTACTAATCGAAAGTTTTCCAATCGGGGCCGTGAGTTCAGCGCGCAAAATGCATTGGCCAATCTGAAAAAACACGGACGCACACAGTCCTTGGACAACTGGACTGCAATTGCGGTCTTGCCAGGTCGCTGGTTAGGCATGGTTCTCCTGAACAAGTTTGTGCTGATATTCGCATTCCTGCTCCTGGGAATTTCTGTGCCGTCGTTATCGCGCGGGTCGGCCGCCTCCTTCGATGAAGCTGTGGACAGGCTCGAAGCAGGGGAGTTCGAACTCGCTCAATCTCTTTTGTCAGCATCCGTCATGGACGGCGACACCCGAGCGGCGGCTCTGTTGGGCTATCTACTGGCAGAGGGGACAATTCTGGACGGCGAATATGAGAAAGGGATCCGTCTGCTGGAATTGGCCGCCGAGGACGGTGAACCATCAGCCCTTTACTGGCTAGGGAGCACCTTGCTGTCTGTCCAAGAGGGGCAATCCGATTTACCCACGTTAGCGAAGATTGAAAATCCGCGTGACGTTGGTCTCCAATATCTGCACCTGGCGGCAGATGCCGGCCATCCAGACGCGATGTATCTGTTGGGTGAAACCTACTTGGCAACGTCCGACCCTGGGGATAGCAACGAAATCGCAAGACACTGGCTTGAGAAGGCTGCGGCAAACGGACGCATTCTGGCCAGTTCACGCATCGCCATCATTCCTGCCTTACAGGGCCAGCGTCTGACAACCGAGCAAATCGGCAAGATGGTGGAGATTGCCCCCGACGGTGACGCGGTGCTTCATACGGCTCTTGCGTCTGCATACCTGAACCGAGCCAAGGACGACCACGACACCGAGCAGGGCCTAATGTGGCTCAACGTCGCCATCATGGGCACACCCCAGGCGGCCCTGACGCCACTGGCTCAACTGCTTGCGCAATACCAGTTGGGAGCCCACGCCGCCTCAAATCCAATGGCGGAATTGCTGGCGCAAAATAAACCGATCGACGCTCGCATCCTCGCCAACGCAAGACGCGACGCCGAGGCGTGGCTTTTGAGCGCGGCGGGACGGGGAGATTCTCTTCTATCATCTGCGTCGGCCTGGTGCCAGCGGGAAAGGCCCGGCTCGGTCGAGTGTATTGGCCAATCGATAGTAAGACACCGAATGTGCCAAGTCCCGTATTTCCCAGGCTATTTTCAGGACTACTACTTGTCCTCTGCATACGACAAATGTCGCAGATCACTCGAAGCCAAAGACTGATTCAATCAAACGGAAGGAGCCACTAGGTATGGTATTAATTGCACAAACTCATCCTCCGAAAACAATGATTGAGAGTATGGCAGGTCTTGTGACGGAATTGCTCGGAGAATTAAACAACCCTGTAATTGGTGTTGAGCAGTTTGTGGAAATTTTTCACGTCGAACGTGCAAATAGAGCCACAGAAACATTAGCAAGTGTCGGCGTACCTGGGGAACGAATTCAAGCTCTCGACCTATTTACCTTAGGCATCATAGACGAGGTTATTGCTAAGACGAACACGCCCGGTGCGCCTATCGGCAGGGATGCAACTGTCACGATGGTTCACGCCCGTCGGTTCGGAGAAATCATGAAGCTAGAATTCGATACGTTGATCAGTGCCGGGTTAGACAACGACACAGCACTTCGGCTGGCCTATGACAAGGCCTACGCCCAATACGATCCCGCCGAAATGGAAACCGGGATCATTATTACGGGTGGGATGGACGACGACGATCCCAACGCAATTAGGCTTAGTCCGGCCGATTTTTGCTTCGCGGCCGGGACGTCGATCAAGCTCGCGGACGGATCGGAAAAGCCGATCGAACGGATTAGGGTCGGCGACATGGTCATGGCCTTCGATCCTGAGCACGACAACGGTCGTGGCGGCTTGGTGCCGAAGCGCGTGACCCGCACCTATGTCAATCATAACCAAAGGGTCATCGACTTCCACGGCACGCTGGTCACCCCCGGCCATGTTTATCTGACGGACGGCGGAATCTTCAAACCGCTCATGGACATCATCCGCGAGGACGGCGTCGTCATCCGCGACGATGGCTGCCGCATTCGTGCGGCGACTAACTGCGAGGTCGGCAGCGAAGGGGACCAATTTGTGCAGATCGCCTACATAACTGAATGGGGGCGGCGAGACTGGAAAGCCACCCGCGCCCGTGCCGGAACGCTCCGGTTGAAACCCGATGGGACGGCGACCTCGTTCATCGACTATATCGAGCGCCACCGATACACGCTCCTGCCGAATGGCTTGATCGTTCGCGACGGGGAACAACCGCATCCCTTACCCTATTGCGGGCCGGCACCAAGACCGGAGGACTACGTGCTTCAAAAGAGCGGGCTGACCTTGGCCGATCTCTATGACGACGGCGGCGACGGCAGGACGGTGCCGCCGCGACCTTCGGTAATCGCTGGCGGCGGACTATCGAACCTGTCCGACTGGTCCGATGTGATAAGCGTGTCCGGCGGCGACAGGTCAAATGCCCAGGACGAAGCCGATGGCCGAGTGCAGGTCGAAGCCGTACAACACCAAAGAGCAGGCGAGGTTGTTCACTGACTTTCGGTGCCGGGTCAATCGAATTCGATCGTCGCGGATCGCACCGCGTCCAAGTTCAGGAGACACAAGAGATGTTTGTCAAGGCGAGCTCAGTAGCGCCGCCAGGGAGTCAGCATGGGGTGACGGCGCGGGCGAGGCAAGCCTTCGCGAAAGGCCCTACATGTACCCTTCGACGCGGAGCCGTTCGAAGGCGTCCTCGCTCTCATGGTCCATGGCGCGGCCGGAACGCTCGGCGACCTTGGTGTCGCGAAGTTCGTCGATGATCTCCTCGATCGACGTCGCCGTGCTGGCGACCGGCGCGGTGATGTCCTCGTCGCCGAGCGAGCGATAGCGCTTGCCGTCGGTGGCGAAGTAGAGGCCGATCGTCGGGATGCCCTCGCGCAAGGTGTAACGCCAGATATCGATCTCGGTCCAG
It encodes:
- a CDS encoding aldehyde ferredoxin oxidoreductase, which codes for MRRYLHIKLDDRSVETQELEGEDVIRVGRHFIAKTLLERGAATVDPLSPENPLIFSAGPFAGTNFSNANRLSVGCKSPLTGGIKEANAGGTFAFALGQLEISGFTLYGAADDWVVIHIPKDGDITYENAAPYMGKGAFETAKLLFDKYGDKVSLGICGPVGEYLGLVAGISFTDPEGRPTRLAARGGVGAVMGSKKVKAIVVDRDKMPTFNDRKKVMGAVREYGKRLGEEPAIQTFSDYGTAMMADFTNKIGGLPTRNFSAGQVVDATEKTFELGGDHIRERNLARGGEPTHACMPGCMIKCSNIYADENGEEMCSPVEYETLGLLGSNCGLDDPDDVALLNNIANDLGIDTIELGATLGVLMEAGEGAFGDRAFMAAALDDIRHGTERGRILAQGTARVGEHYNVARVPVIKKQGISAYDPRVIEVTGISMMVTAQGADHTTGNLPHFRSADKTTEELVEVSYETQVACAVADSLGLCLFGRSVTAKSGELIVNALNDAHGTAYDTSFLEDLGREALRMEWEFNKQAGFTEDDDELPEFFFTEALDPAGKVARHHSADINRHLRPLAESGGA
- a CDS encoding acyl-CoA dehydrogenase — translated: MFELTDDQRNLQQAARDLAESAIRARAAEVDRSESYPWDNVEKLTAAGFMGMTIPVEYGGQGRSYLDTVVVIEEMAKVCGVTARIVVEGNMGGIGAIMKYGSEKQKRLAAELVLAGDKPAICITEPEAGSAANEMTTRADRRGGGYVLNGKKHWITGGGVSRLHVIFARVYDEHGDELGIAGFLAVRGEAEGLRVGQRSYAMGLRGIPETEIVFEDLAVPEDMVLVPPDGFARGFANLMSAYNGQRVGAATVALGLAQGAYELALERVKTRHQFGRPIAEFQGLQWMLADMATELAAARLMICKAAAGAGDGFPDMVQAAQAKIFASEMAQKVTNDALQMFGAAGYGRDLPLERMVRDARMFTIGGGTAQILRTVVAGGLLGRKLPQTRGGDAGR
- a CDS encoding tetratricopeptide repeat protein, yielding MQTDALGLIVTTRAPAAVAAYDTALMAYLEYRLAAQAHVKAALGADPQFLMGLCFRGYMLMQLGTVEIADKVAGVVAAAKALAGDATAREAGHVAALEHWAAGRVGDACRLWEEILIEAPGDLLALRLHHFMSFWQGRRAALRDLPAAAAGRLDPAMPGYGFVLGMLAFGLEECGDYAEAERYGRHAVELNREDLWAVHAVAHVLEMQCRHEEGTQWLDQPFGTWDDRNPFKDHLWWHAALFSLELGDFDRVLDIYDREVRVDETGFYLDVQNAASMLMRLELLGVDIGGRWEALADIAEQRKDDHVLPFTDAHFMLAFTGAGRIASARTYLDSLKRFAAAGGADAAGVTASLTVPLAEGLLAYGEGACGKAVDRLLPMRHEMAPLGGSHAQQDVFQQILIDAAIRDGRTELARSLLAERAVLRPRSRWAHDRLAALA
- a CDS encoding sel1 repeat family protein, whose translation is MANLKKHGRTQSLDNWTAIAVLPGRWLGMVLLNKFVLIFAFLLLGISVPSLSRGSAASFDEAVDRLEAGEFELAQSLLSASVMDGDTRAAALLGYLLAEGTILDGEYEKGIRLLELAAEDGEPSALYWLGSTLLSVQEGQSDLPTLAKIENPRDVGLQYLHLAADAGHPDAMYLLGETYLATSDPGDSNEIARHWLEKAAANGRILASSRIAIIPALQGQRLTTEQIGKMVEIAPDGDAVLHTALASAYLNRAKDDHDTEQGLMWLNVAIMGTPQAALTPLAQLLAQYQLGAHAASNPMAELLAQNKPIDARILANARRDAEAWLLSAAGRGDSLLSSASAWCQRERPGSVECIGQSIVRHRMCQVPYFPGYFQDYYLSSAYDKCRRSLEAKD